The stretch of DNA TCCATCATTTGTTGATCTGTGAATTCACGAATTACAGCAGGAATCTCTTTCAAACCGGCAGCTTTTGATGCTCGGAAACGACGTTCCCCTACAACAATTTCAAATGACTTATCTCTTCTTCTTAAAATAATCGGTTGTAAAACACCGTGTTCTTTAATGGATTCAGTTAACTCAGCTAATGCTGTTTCATCAAAAATTTTGCGTGGTTGATATGGGTTTACTTTAATATCTCTTACAGATACTTTTTCAACACTTTCCATTTGATTGATTGATTCTCCTGGAAATAGTGCATTAATTCCTTTACCTAAGCCTTTAGACATTACGAATCACTTCCTTCGCCAAATCTAGATATACTTCTGCACCACGAGATTTTGGATCGTAAATAATAATAGGTTCTCCATGACTTGGCGCCTCGCTTAAACGAATATTACGAGGAATAATCGTTTTATACACTTTATCTTGGAAGTATTTTTTTACTTCTTCAATTACTTGGATTCCGAGGTTCGTACGTGCATCAAACATTGTCAATAAAACTCCGTCAATAACAAGTTGATTATTTAAGTGTTTTTGTACTAATCGAATGGTACTCAATAACTGGCTGAGACCTTCCAATGCGTAATACTCACACTGCACTGGAATTAAAATAGCATCTGAAGCCGTCAATGCATTGATCGTCAGCAAACCTAGTGATGGGGGACAGTCTATGATGATATAATCATATTCTTCTTTCACTTCTTGAAGGGCCCTTTTTAAACGCACCTCACGAGAAATGGTAGAAACTAGTTCAATTTCAGCACCCGCCAATGAAATTGTTGCAGGAACTACATGTAAATTTTCAACTTTAGTTTCCAAAATCACTTTCTTTACGTCTATATCATCTATTAGAACATCATAAATACATTGTTGTACGTCACCTTTATTAACGCCAACTCCACTTGTAGCATTTCCTTGGGGATCCGTATCCATTAATAATACTTTTTTCCCTAAGTACGCAAGGCATGCGCTCAAACTTACAGATGTTGTCGTTTTACCCACGCCGCCTTTTTGATTGGCGATCGCAATGATTCTTCCCACGCTTGCACCTGCTTTCCTCTAGTTGTCGCTTCTCAGCATTTCTTCCCAGATAGTTCTAGCTTATCAGAACTTTCCGCTTTTCCTTTCATTCTAACAAAATTTTGATTAAAAAAGGATTATATTCTGATTACAAACAAAAAAACTCTTGCCATTTTCAGAGCAAGAGTTCACGATTTCGTAATATCAAGATTTCTTTTTCGGGATTTTCACAGTAATTTGGTAGAAATCCTCAAGTTCTTCTTCTTCCGTTTCCATCTTAATTCCCGTTTTTGCAACCATCGCAAATGACTGTCTGAGTGTATTCAGTGCAATCCTTACATCACGACTAACCGTCTTTCTTTTCGGCTTTTCTTTTTTACCTTCAACGACTGGTGGGTTTAACAGGTCCTCCACTTTCTTTTCCAGTTGCTTCACATTATATTGTTGCTCCACTACTTCCTGGAAAAGTGCGATTTGCTGTTCTTCTTCTTTAATGGGCATGAGTGCTCGTGCATGACGCTCTGAGATTTCACGCTTCAAAATTCCATCCTGAATCACTTGTGGTAGTTTCAGCAGTCTTAATTTGTTGGCAACAGTTGATTGACCTTTGCCTAAACGTTGAGCCAAAGCTTCTTGCGTAAGTTCATGAAGTTCCAACAACTTTTGATAAGCCAATGCTTCTTCAATAGCTGTTAATTCTTCGCGTTGTAAATTTTCAATTAAAGCAATTGATGCTGTTTCTTTATCACTTAAATTACGCACGATAGCAGGAACTTCTTCCCACTCAAGCTTCGTCATCGCACGGAAACGACGTTCCCCCGCAATAATCTCATATCGTCCATCTTCCATTTGACGAACTACGATTGGTTGAATAACCCCGTGTGTATGAATGGTACGAGCCAATTCTTCAATTTTGGACTCATCAAAAACAGTCCGCGGTTGAAAACGATTCGGAACAATCGATTGCAAAGGGATTTTCATTACTTCTTCATATTGTTCAACTGTTTGCTTTGTAGCCGCTATCTCTTTTTCGCCACTCCCAAAAAAACGTGAAAAAGGACTTTTCATCCCCTGGCACCACCTTTAAGAAACTACCTACTTGTATTAATTCGAGACAAATCTCTTCAATCCTTTATTAATGTTTCACGTGAAACACAATATTACAATGGAGTTTTATTTGGAACTCCAGGTTTTCTTGGATATTTTTTAGGAGTGCTCTTTACTTTATTAAAAACAAACAATGATCTTTCACTATTTTCTACAGGCAGTGTGAAAGAATATTCTTGAATTTTTTCAGCACCCAAAATTGTTAAAGCTTTTTTTGCATCATTTAGTTCGTCTTGAGCCGCTGCAGCTTTCATCGCCACAAACTGACCTCCGACTTTAACTAATGGTATGCAAAGTTCCGACAATACAGATAATCTCGCTACCGCTCTCGCTGTGACAATATCATACTGTTCCCTGTAAGTTGGATTTTGTCCAAATTCTTCTGCTCGGGCATGTACAAATTGAACATTGGAAAGTCCCAATTGCTCACTTAAATGTGTGAGAAATTGAATCCGCTTGTTCAATGAATCAACAATAGTTACATGCAATTGAGGGAAACAAATTTTCAAAGGTATACTTGGGAATCCCGCTCCTGCACCTACATCACAAATTGATTGGCCTTTGGAAAAATCCACATAAAAAGCCATGCTGATTGAATCATAAAAATGCTTTAAGTAAACGGATGGTTGATCTGTGATTGCAGTTAAGTTCATTTTTTCGTTCCACTCAACAAGCAGTTCGAAATATTTATGAAATTGTTGAAGTTGTTCAGGGGTTAAAATAATCCCTTTTTCTCTTAGTGCTTCAACAAATTGTTGTTGGTTCATATTGGACCCCTTCCGTATATGAAGAGTGGCTAAATGCTGAATTTAGCGAATAGCCACTTTTATACTTATCCGGATATTTTCGCTATTCTACCTTGTTCAATATACACCAGAAGGATAGAAATGTCAGCAGGATTTACACCTGATATTCTAGATGCTTGTGCAATTGATAAAGGTCTAACTTCTTTCATCTTCTGCTTCGCTTCAGTAGCGATACCAGAAATGGCATCGTAGTCAATTAAATCCGGAATTTTTTTATCTTCCATTTTCTTTAATTTCTCTACTTGTTGAAGTGCTTTTTCGATATAACCTTCGTACTTAATTTGAATTTCGATTTGATCCTTCATTTCATCTGTTAAGTCGATTGGTGAAGGAGAAAGCTGTGCAATATCATCATACGTCATTTCAGGGCGTTTTAGTAAGTCCTGACCTTTTATTCCGTCTTTAAGTTCAGTGCCGCCTTTAGAACGGATAATTTCTTGCGTTACTTCATTCGGCTTAATAATCGTTTTTCTTAATCGGACGATTTCTTCATCGATCAATTTCTTCTTCGCTTCAAAACGCTCGTAACGTTCCTCCGAAATCAATCCTGCTTCGAATCCGATTTTGGTTAATCTCAAGTCTGCATTGTCATGACGTAACAATAATCGATATTCTGCTCTCGACGTAAGTAAACGGTAAGGTTCATTCGTTCCTTTTGTCACTAAATCATCAATTAACACACCGATATACGCATCCGAACGGCTTAAAATGATTTCTTCTTTATTTAAAGAACGAGCCGCAGCATTCATACCAGCCATCAACCCTTGACCAGCTGCTTCTTCATAACCAGATGTTCCGTTAATTTGACCAGCAGTATATAAATTACGGATTTTTTTCGTTTCCAACGTTGGCCATAATTGGGTAGGTACCATTGCATCGTACTCAATCGCATATCCTGCTCGCATCATTTCAGCTTTTTCCAACCCTGGAATGCTTTCTAGCAACTTACGTTGTACATGTTCAGGTAAGCTTGTAGAAAGCCCTTGTACATATACTTCACGCGTATTGCGCCCTTCAGGCTCCAAGAAGATTTGGTGACGTGGTTTGTCATTGAAACGTACCACTTTGTCTTCAATGGAAGGACAATAACGTGGACCTGTACCTTTAATCATGCCTGAATACATTGGTGATAAATGCAAGTTTTCATCAATTATCTGGTGAGTGCGTTCATTCGTATACGTCAACCAACAAGGCATTTGATCCATGATATATTCAGTCGTTTCATAACTGAATGCTCGTGGTAAGTCATCGCCTGGCTGAATCTCTGTTTTGCTGTAATCAATCGTTTTACTGTTTACGCGTGGCGGTGTTCCTGTTTTAAAACGTACCAAATCAAAACCTAAATCTCGAAGATTATCTGCCAATTTCAATGAAGGTTGTTGATTATTTGGTCCACTTGAATATTTCAAATCACCAATGATAATTTCACCACGTAAAAATGTTCCAGTTGTTACAATCACTGTTTTTGCACGGTAGATTGCCCCGACTTGTGTAATAACACCTTTTATTTCGTCGTCTTCAATAATTAATTCCTCAACCATTGCCTGATGGATAGACAAGTTCTCTTGTTCTTCCATTAAGCGTTTCATCTCAGCTTGATATAACACTTTATCAGCTTGTGCACGTAAAGCACGTACAGCTGGGCCTTTACCTGTATTCAACATTCTCATTTGAATATGCGTTTTGTCGATGACTTTCCCCATTGCGCCTCCAAGGGCGTCAATTTCCCGGACAACTATTCCTTTAGCCGGGCCTCCGATAGATGGATTACATGGCATAAATGCAATCATATCTAAATTAATTGTTAAAACGAGTGTTTTTGCACCCATTCCCGCTGCCGCTAATGCTGCTTCAGAACCGGCATGGCCAGCTCCAATAACAATTACATCGAACGAGCCCGCTTCAAATTTCTGCATGTTCGTTCATTCCTTTCGTTTATCCTATTTTTTATATTCAAGCTTTCCGCTCTTTTATGTCTAGCTTCATGCGCCAGCTCGCACCTAAGCTTCAGAACCTCAGGCGAAAGCAGGCTTTCGCACCGCATTCAACTTGGGCCCACAGGATGTGGGTCATGAAGGCGTTGCCGCAAGGACGCGGCGAACTTAGCCTTCGTTCCACTTATTTCCCTAAACAGAATTGGGAGAACAGTTGGTCAATCAAACTTTCTTCTACTGTATCTCCAGTAATTTCACCTAAAATTTCCCACGTTCTGGTGACATCGATTTGGATCATATCGATTGGCACGGCAGCATGGGCTGCGTCTATTGCATCTTCAATCGTTTGTTTTGCCTGGTGCAATAAAGCAATGTGACGAGCGTTTGAGACATACGTCAAATCGCCACTTTCCAGAGATCCTTCAAAGAATAATGAAGCAATTGCTTCCTCGAGCTGATCCACTCCTTCTTCTTGTAATAAAGAAGTGGTCACGATTTTTCGGTTCCCTGCAAGTTCTTCTACACGTTGACTATCGATTTTCTTCTCTAAATCGGTTTTATTGATTACCACAATAAAGTCCATGCCTTCGATTGCTTCAAATAAACGCTCATCCTCAGGTGTTAGCTCGTCCGAATGGTTCAGTACCAAAAGAATCAAATCGGCTTGTTTAAGAACTTGTCTGGAGCGTTCTACACCGATTCGTTCAACAATGTCTTCTGTTTCCCGAATCCCGGCAGTATCAATGAGCTTTAACGGTACGCCACGGACATTTACATACTCTTCAATAATGTCACGTGTTGTCCCCGCTACATCGGTAACAATCGCTTTATTTTCTTGCACTAAACTATTTAATAAAGAGGACTTCCCTACATTCGGTCGACCAATAATGACAGTAGATAAGCCTTCTCTTAATATTTTCCCTTGAGATGAAGTACGCAATAACCCTTCAATTTCTTGTTTCACCCAAGATGACTTTTCAATAATCATGGGCAATGTCATTTCTTCCACATCATCATACTCTGGATAGTCGATGTTCACTTCTACCTGTGCCAACGTTTCTAACAATGCTTGTCGCAAACTGGCAATGAGTCGTGATAATTTTCCATCCATTTGACCTAGTGCAACATTCATTGCACGATCGGTCTTGGCACGAATTAAATCCATAACAGCTTCTGCTTGAGATAAGTCGATACGTCCATTTAAAAATGCACGTTTCGTGAATTCTCCCGGCTCCGCTAATCGAGCACCATGTCTCAGTACTAACTGCAACACTCGATTTACGGTAACGATACCTCCGTGACAATTTATTTCAACTACGTCTTCTCGTGTAAAGGTTTTTGGACCTTTCATTAAAGACAACATGACTTCTTCTACTACGTCGCCTGATTCAGGCTCTATTAAATGTCCATAATGGATCGTGTGTGATGCTTGACTACTTAATTTTTTTTCTCCAGGCGAACGAAAAATTTGATCAGCTATGGAAACTGCTTCTGATCCACTTAATCGCACAATCGCAATTGCTCCTTCACCCATTGGTGTGGATATCGCAGTAATCGTATCGAATTCCATGATCGCCCACCTCCTGTCTACTAGTTATCCACATGTGGATAACTGAAAAAACGGTCATGATTCTCTAACATACAACAATAGCATAAAATCACTAAAATCGAAAGTCGCAAACGTCATTTCGACAACAAGAAAACGGACCTTTTCGTCAAGTGACGTCAAGGTCCGCTGTCCATTACTTTAATGGTTCAATTACGAGATAACGATTAGGATCTGTTCCTACTGATACGGTCTCAATATCCAACCGTCTGGATAAAGCGTTGTGTATCACTTTTCTTTCATAAGAAGGCATTGGTTCAAACTCTACTTTTTTTCCAGTTCGGATTGCTTTATCCGCCATACGTTCGGCTAATTGTTCCAAAGATTCTTGACGGCGCTCGCGGTAATTTTCTACATCAAGTTGAATCATCAAAAAATGGTTAGCATACTTGTTTGCAACTAATTGTGATAATTGTTGCAAGGCGTTTAACGTTTGCCCTCGTTTTCCAATAAGTACAGCTGCTTTTTTACTTTCCAGTCGAAGCGTAACATATTTACCGTTCTGCTCCGTATGAATCGTTAAATCGTCAATTTTCATTTCTTTTGCAATAAGGTTTATATATGCTTTCGTTTCTTCAACTGCCTCGCCTTGAGTGGACTCGACATTCTTAGAAACTCCTTTTTCTTGCAATGGCGCTACTGTTTTTTCTGTCGCATCTTCTAACGACTCAACAGTGACAATTTCAGTCTCTTGCACAACGGGTGGTGCTTCCTTTACTGTAACTTGCACTTCTGCAAGTTTGGAGCCAAAACCTAAAAATCCTTTTTTACCTTCAGTTAAAACGTTAATGGTGACTTGATCTCTGGTTGTCTCAAGTTTAGCTAATGCAGCAGATATCGCTTCTTCAGTTGTTGAACCCGTTTGCGTAATCTGATTCACTTTTTAGCCCCTCCAGTTTTAGCAGGTTGAAGTGTAC from Paenisporosarcina sp. FSL H8-0542 encodes:
- the rsmG gene encoding 16S rRNA (guanine(527)-N(7))-methyltransferase RsmG, encoding MNQQQFVEALREKGIILTPEQLQQFHKYFELLVEWNEKMNLTAITDQPSVYLKHFYDSISMAFYVDFSKGQSICDVGAGAGFPSIPLKICFPQLHVTIVDSLNKRIQFLTHLSEQLGLSNVQFVHARAEEFGQNPTYREQYDIVTARAVARLSVLSELCIPLVKVGGQFVAMKAAAAQDELNDAKKALTILGAEKIQEYSFTLPVENSERSLFVFNKVKSTPKKYPRKPGVPNKTPL
- the jag gene encoding RNA-binding cell elongation regulator Jag/EloR; translation: MNQITQTGSTTEEAISAALAKLETTRDQVTINVLTEGKKGFLGFGSKLAEVQVTVKEAPPVVQETEIVTVESLEDATEKTVAPLQEKGVSKNVESTQGEAVEETKAYINLIAKEMKIDDLTIHTEQNGKYVTLRLESKKAAVLIGKRGQTLNALQQLSQLVANKYANHFLMIQLDVENYRERRQESLEQLAERMADKAIRTGKKVEFEPMPSYERKVIHNALSRRLDIETVSVGTDPNRYLVIEPLK
- a CDS encoding AAA family ATPase, encoding MGRIIAIANQKGGVGKTTTSVSLSACLAYLGKKVLLMDTDPQGNATSGVGVNKGDVQQCIYDVLIDDIDVKKVILETKVENLHVVPATISLAGAEIELVSTISREVRLKRALQEVKEEYDYIIIDCPPSLGLLTINALTASDAILIPVQCEYYALEGLSQLLSTIRLVQKHLNNQLVIDGVLLTMFDARTNLGIQVIEEVKKYFQDKVYKTIIPRNIRLSEAPSHGEPIIIYDPKSRGAEVYLDLAKEVIRNV
- the mnmE gene encoding tRNA uridine-5-carboxymethylaminomethyl(34) synthesis GTPase MnmE — protein: MEFDTITAISTPMGEGAIAIVRLSGSEAVSIADQIFRSPGEKKLSSQASHTIHYGHLIEPESGDVVEEVMLSLMKGPKTFTREDVVEINCHGGIVTVNRVLQLVLRHGARLAEPGEFTKRAFLNGRIDLSQAEAVMDLIRAKTDRAMNVALGQMDGKLSRLIASLRQALLETLAQVEVNIDYPEYDDVEEMTLPMIIEKSSWVKQEIEGLLRTSSQGKILREGLSTVIIGRPNVGKSSLLNSLVQENKAIVTDVAGTTRDIIEEYVNVRGVPLKLIDTAGIRETEDIVERIGVERSRQVLKQADLILLVLNHSDELTPEDERLFEAIEGMDFIVVINKTDLEKKIDSQRVEELAGNRKIVTTSLLQEEGVDQLEEAIASLFFEGSLESGDLTYVSNARHIALLHQAKQTIEDAIDAAHAAVPIDMIQIDVTRTWEILGEITGDTVEESLIDQLFSQFCLGK
- the mnmG gene encoding tRNA uridine-5-carboxymethylaminomethyl(34) synthesis enzyme MnmG, whose amino-acid sequence is MQKFEAGSFDVIVIGAGHAGSEAALAAAGMGAKTLVLTINLDMIAFMPCNPSIGGPAKGIVVREIDALGGAMGKVIDKTHIQMRMLNTGKGPAVRALRAQADKVLYQAEMKRLMEEQENLSIHQAMVEELIIEDDEIKGVITQVGAIYRAKTVIVTTGTFLRGEIIIGDLKYSSGPNNQQPSLKLADNLRDLGFDLVRFKTGTPPRVNSKTIDYSKTEIQPGDDLPRAFSYETTEYIMDQMPCWLTYTNERTHQIIDENLHLSPMYSGMIKGTGPRYCPSIEDKVVRFNDKPRHQIFLEPEGRNTREVYVQGLSTSLPEHVQRKLLESIPGLEKAEMMRAGYAIEYDAMVPTQLWPTLETKKIRNLYTAGQINGTSGYEEAAGQGLMAGMNAAARSLNKEEIILSRSDAYIGVLIDDLVTKGTNEPYRLLTSRAEYRLLLRHDNADLRLTKIGFEAGLISEERYERFEAKKKLIDEEIVRLRKTIIKPNEVTQEIIRSKGGTELKDGIKGQDLLKRPEMTYDDIAQLSPSPIDLTDEMKDQIEIQIKYEGYIEKALQQVEKLKKMEDKKIPDLIDYDAISGIATEAKQKMKEVRPLSIAQASRISGVNPADISILLVYIEQGRIAKISG
- the noc gene encoding nucleoid occlusion protein; amino-acid sequence: MKSPFSRFFGSGEKEIAATKQTVEQYEEVMKIPLQSIVPNRFQPRTVFDESKIEELARTIHTHGVIQPIVVRQMEDGRYEIIAGERRFRAMTKLEWEEVPAIVRNLSDKETASIALIENLQREELTAIEEALAYQKLLELHELTQEALAQRLGKGQSTVANKLRLLKLPQVIQDGILKREISERHARALMPIKEEEQQIALFQEVVEQQYNVKQLEKKVEDLLNPPVVEGKKEKPKRKTVSRDVRIALNTLRQSFAMVAKTGIKMETEEEELEDFYQITVKIPKKKS